The Phyllopteryx taeniolatus isolate TA_2022b chromosome 9, UOR_Ptae_1.2, whole genome shotgun sequence genome contains a region encoding:
- the osgn1 gene encoding LOW QUALITY PROTEIN: oxidative stress induced growth inhibitor 1 (The sequence of the model RefSeq protein was modified relative to this genomic sequence to represent the inferred CDS: deleted 1 base in 1 codon) has protein sequence MELHNKETVSGEILPVVIIGNGPSGICLSYLLSGYTPYLSPGASHPNPLLHSKLAEQPGLSLLEQDLEYLCEGLQGRSSNPVAVLFDSLLLPDGDFGLDRTSPLEWRYEPERAVTHLVLGKGPPGGAWHAMEGSMLTLSLANWMELPGLKLKDWMKDKRRNVRNDRATPAEIASYYQHYVTQMSLGHNFACGTAVTSVTWRPADRRGYWRVEGLQCREGEELGDVSPVEQVPFSLLARNVVLATGTHDIPARLGVEGESLPYVCHSFWELEGAISRGELDESSDPVLVVGAGLTAADAVLAAHHLNAPVYHAFRRAVADPGLIFNQLPKMLYPEYHKVHQMMMQQQHQPSSPSPSPFSTSSSSYSGYLSLPRHRVVSFRPDRKCVLQSDSGRRTVVQVSKALVLIGAHPNLSFLPERGRPLGVIPDEAVTCRRNPIDADPFTNRVVAAEGPGMYAMGPLVGENFVRFLKGGALAIASDIAKGQREGGGGAPGSLDGLADKWEDRQAAVQTLARVALS, from the exons ATGGAACTTCACAACAAGGAAACGGTCTCCGGAGAGATTCTGCCTGTGGTGATCATCG GTAACGGCCCCTCAGGGATTTGTTTGTCATACCTGCTGTCAGGCTACACCCCCTACCTGTCGCCCGGGGCGTCGCACCCCAACCCGCTGCTGCACAGCAAGCTGGCCGAGCAGCCCGGCCTGTCCCTGCTAGAGCAGGACCTGGAGTACCTGTGCGAGGGTCTGCAGGGGCGCTCGTCCAATCCGGTCGCCGTGCTCTTCGACTCGCTGCTGCTGCCCGACGGCGACTTCGGCCTGGACCGTACGTCCCCGCTGGAGTGGCGGTACGAGCCCGAGAGAGCCGTGACGCACCTGGTGCTGGGCAAGGGGCCCCCCGGTGGAGCCTGGCAC GCCATGGAGGGCTCCATGCTAACGCTAAGCCTCGCTAACTGGATGGAACTACCTGGACTCAAATTGAAGGACTGGATGAAAGACAAGAGAAG AAACGTACGCAACGACCGCGCCACGCCGGCCGAGATCGCCTCCTACTACCAGCACTACGTGACCCAAATGTCCCTGGGGCACAACTTCGCCTGCGGGACCGCCGTCACCTCGGTCACCTGGCGGCCGGCCGATCGCCGCGGATACTGGAGGGTCGAGGGGCTGCAGTGCCGAGAGGGCGAGGAGCTTGGAG ACGTTTCCCCCGTGGAGCAGGTGCCCTTCTCCCTGTTGGCCCGCAACGTGGTGTTGGCGACGGGCACCCACGACATCCCGGCCCGTCTGGGCGTGGAGGGCGAGTCGCTGCCCTACGTGTGCCACTCCTTCTGGGAGCTGGAGGGCGCCATCTCGCGCGGCGAGCTGGACGAGTCGTCGgacccggtgctggtggtg ggCGCCGGGCTGACGGCCGCCGACGCCGTGCTGGCGGCCCACCACCTCAACGCGCCCGTCTACCACGCCTTCCGCCGTGCCGTCGCCGACCCGGGGCTCATCTTCAACCAGCTGCCCAAGATGCTCTACCCAGAGTACCACAAG GTTCACCAGATGATgatgcagcagcagcaccaaCCCTCATCCCCCTCGCCTTCCCCCTTCTCCACCTCTTCCTCATCCTACAGCGGCTACCTCAGCTTGCCGCGCCACCGCGTGGTATCCTTCCGGCCGGACCGCAAATGCGTCCTCCAGTCGGACTCGGGCCGGCGTACCGTGGTCCAAGTATCCAAGGCGCTGGTGCTGATCGGCGCCCACCCCAACCTGTCCTTCCTGCCCGAGCGGGGCCGCCCTCTGGGGGTTATCCCGGACGAGGCCGTCACCTGCCGGAGGAACCCCATCGACGCGGACCCCTTCACCAACCGGGTGGTGGCGGCCGAGGGGCCCGGCATGTACGCCATGGGCCCGCTGGTGGGGGAGAACTTTGTGCGCTTCCTGAAGGGCGGCGCCTTGGCCATAGCCAGCGATATCGCCAAGGGACAGAGGGAGGGCGGCGGGGGAGCGCCGGGGTCCTTGGACGGACTCGCGGACAAGTGGGAGGACCGACAGGCCGCCGTGCAGACCCTCGCCCGGGTGGCGCTATCGTAG
- the ccdc51 gene encoding mitochondrial potassium channel isoform X2 has protein sequence MYRKHARIQHAGRLGQQWTQKSTQMAAATMNTWWEKYEEFVGLNEVRHAQTKVTEAESAFLVSRGMVREAHVSLEALQGRLKEVRARLDRVSREEAHYLELATLEHKLLQDERRLRTAHEHAEASERETFAAFSAAVRESHEKERTRAERTKNWSVIGSVLGALIGVMGSTYVNRVRLQELKSLLLEAQKGPESLQEALKVQARNHRSQLDELGALIDSLRGGAVPEGRRPDPDDRSPTRAEALLESLLPRVSELQQGLGGVRGELTRVTNLLENGSRRVPERTPGSAEDARRTPGERIGRSTLYNAAFAYTAAALTVTAVYALLRGGA, from the exons CACGCAGGTCGGTTGGGGCAGCAGTGGACTCAGAAGTCTACCCAGATGGCCGCCGCCACCATGAACACCTGGTGGGAGAAGTACGAGGAGTTTGTCGGCCTCAACGAGGTCCGCCACGCACAGACCAAAGTCACAGAG GCCGAGTCGGCCTTCCTGGTGTCGCGGGGGATGGTGCGCGAGGCCCACGTGAGCCTGGAGGCCCTGCAGGGCCGCCTGAAGGAGGTGCGGGCCCGTCTGGACCGCGTGTCCCGGGAGGAGGCGCACTACCTGGAGCTGGCCACCCTGGAGCACAAACTGCTGCAGGACGAGCGGCGCCTCCGCACGGCGCACGAGCACGCCGAAGCGTCGGAGCGCGAGACCTTCGCCGCGTTCTCGGCCGCCGTGCGGGAGAGTCACGAGAAGGAGCGCACGCGGGCCGAGCGCACCAAGAACTGGTCGGTCATCGGCTCGGTGCTCGGCGCCCTCATCGGCGTCATGGGCTCCACGTACGTCAACCGCGTGCGCCTGCAG gAGCTCAAGAGTCTGTTGCTGGAGGCCCAGAAGGGTCCGGAAAGCCTGCAGGAAGCCCTCAAAGTCCAAGCCAGGAACCATCGCTCGCAGCTGGACGAGCTGGGGGCGCTCATCGACAGCCTCCGAGGGGGCGCAGTCCCCGAGGGGCGCCGCCCCGACCCGGACGACCGCTCGCCGACGAGGGCCGAGGCGCTCCTGGAGTCCCTTTTACCCCGAGTGTCGGAGCTACAACAAGGCCTCGGCGGGGTCCGTGGCGAACTCACCCGCGTGACGAACCTCCTAGAAAACGGCTCGCGCCGGGTGCCCGAGCGGACGCCGGGGTCTGCGGAGGACGCGCGGAGGACGCCGGGCGAGCGCATCGGTCGCAGCACGCTGTACAACGCCGCCTTCGCGTACACGGCCGCCGCGCTCACCGTCACGGCGGTGTACGCGCTGCTGAGAGGAGGAGCTTAG
- the ccdc51 gene encoding mitochondrial potassium channel isoform X1 encodes MRYRVHGSGCWSRLFLFGPLAVRARVVRTYSARHQPGGPSGKERALSVLQHAGRLGQQWTQKSTQMAAATMNTWWEKYEEFVGLNEVRHAQTKVTEAESAFLVSRGMVREAHVSLEALQGRLKEVRARLDRVSREEAHYLELATLEHKLLQDERRLRTAHEHAEASERETFAAFSAAVRESHEKERTRAERTKNWSVIGSVLGALIGVMGSTYVNRVRLQELKSLLLEAQKGPESLQEALKVQARNHRSQLDELGALIDSLRGGAVPEGRRPDPDDRSPTRAEALLESLLPRVSELQQGLGGVRGELTRVTNLLENGSRRVPERTPGSAEDARRTPGERIGRSTLYNAAFAYTAAALTVTAVYALLRGGA; translated from the exons GTACAGAGTTCATGGCTCGGGTTGTTGGTCCCGCCTCTTCCTGTTCGGACCCCTGGCGGTCCGGGCGCGTGTGGTCCGGACCTACAGCGCCCGCCACCAACCCGGTGGTCCGTCGGGCAAGGAGCGAGCACTGTCTGTCTTACAG CACGCAGGTCGGTTGGGGCAGCAGTGGACTCAGAAGTCTACCCAGATGGCCGCCGCCACCATGAACACCTGGTGGGAGAAGTACGAGGAGTTTGTCGGCCTCAACGAGGTCCGCCACGCACAGACCAAAGTCACAGAG GCCGAGTCGGCCTTCCTGGTGTCGCGGGGGATGGTGCGCGAGGCCCACGTGAGCCTGGAGGCCCTGCAGGGCCGCCTGAAGGAGGTGCGGGCCCGTCTGGACCGCGTGTCCCGGGAGGAGGCGCACTACCTGGAGCTGGCCACCCTGGAGCACAAACTGCTGCAGGACGAGCGGCGCCTCCGCACGGCGCACGAGCACGCCGAAGCGTCGGAGCGCGAGACCTTCGCCGCGTTCTCGGCCGCCGTGCGGGAGAGTCACGAGAAGGAGCGCACGCGGGCCGAGCGCACCAAGAACTGGTCGGTCATCGGCTCGGTGCTCGGCGCCCTCATCGGCGTCATGGGCTCCACGTACGTCAACCGCGTGCGCCTGCAG gAGCTCAAGAGTCTGTTGCTGGAGGCCCAGAAGGGTCCGGAAAGCCTGCAGGAAGCCCTCAAAGTCCAAGCCAGGAACCATCGCTCGCAGCTGGACGAGCTGGGGGCGCTCATCGACAGCCTCCGAGGGGGCGCAGTCCCCGAGGGGCGCCGCCCCGACCCGGACGACCGCTCGCCGACGAGGGCCGAGGCGCTCCTGGAGTCCCTTTTACCCCGAGTGTCGGAGCTACAACAAGGCCTCGGCGGGGTCCGTGGCGAACTCACCCGCGTGACGAACCTCCTAGAAAACGGCTCGCGCCGGGTGCCCGAGCGGACGCCGGGGTCTGCGGAGGACGCGCGGAGGACGCCGGGCGAGCGCATCGGTCGCAGCACGCTGTACAACGCCGCCTTCGCGTACACGGCCGCCGCGCTCACCGTCACGGCGGTGTACGCGCTGCTGAGAGGAGGAGCTTAG